The Palleronia sp. THAF1 genome window below encodes:
- a CDS encoding LLM class flavin-dependent oxidoreductase, whose translation MRYSILDLSNVPEGRTAADAIANSVDLARHAEQWGYHRYWLAEHHNMEGIASAATAILIGHIAGATRSIRVGAGGIMLGNHMPLAVAEQFGTLATMYPNRIDLGLGRAPGGDMNVMRAMYRPGRDDFPTDVAQLQALLGPTRPGAPLRAIPGEATEVPLWILGSSLYGAQFAAQQGLPYAFASHFAPDALEDAFAVYRDRFQPSKQQATPHAMLAINVFAADTEQEARRLRSSMQQAFANLRSGNPGKLPAPVDDIEAVLGTQMTRAIDQALRVTACGTRDQVRDQIAALIEAHNPDEIILTGGIHDHTARLRSFELAADAVQSLTALAA comes from the coding sequence ATGCGTTATTCCATCCTCGATCTGTCGAACGTCCCCGAGGGCCGCACCGCCGCCGATGCCATCGCGAACAGCGTCGATCTGGCCCGCCATGCAGAGCAATGGGGCTATCACCGCTATTGGCTGGCCGAGCATCACAATATGGAAGGCATCGCCTCTGCCGCGACGGCGATCCTGATCGGCCATATCGCGGGCGCGACGCGCTCGATCCGCGTTGGCGCTGGCGGAATCATGTTGGGCAACCACATGCCTTTGGCCGTCGCCGAACAGTTCGGCACGCTGGCGACGATGTATCCGAACCGCATTGATCTTGGCCTTGGCCGCGCGCCGGGTGGCGACATGAACGTCATGCGTGCGATGTATCGCCCCGGTCGCGATGACTTCCCCACGGATGTGGCACAACTTCAGGCCTTGCTTGGCCCCACTCGCCCCGGTGCGCCATTGCGTGCGATACCGGGCGAGGCGACAGAGGTGCCGCTGTGGATCCTCGGCTCTTCCCTTTACGGTGCGCAATTCGCCGCGCAGCAGGGCCTGCCCTACGCCTTCGCCTCCCACTTCGCGCCCGACGCGCTGGAAGATGCCTTCGCCGTCTACCGCGACCGCTTCCAACCGTCGAAGCAGCAGGCAACGCCCCACGCGATGCTGGCGATCAACGTCTTTGCAGCCGACACCGAACAAGAGGCACGCCGTCTGCGCAGCTCCATGCAGCAAGCTTTTGCCAACCTGCGATCCGGCAACCCCGGCAAGCTGCCTGCTCCGGTGGACGACATCGAGGCCGTGCTCGGCACCCAGATGACCCGCGCCATCGACCAAGCCTTGCGCGTCACCGCCTGCGGCACCCGCGATCAGGTGCGCGACCAGATCGCGGCGCTGATCGAGGCACACAACCCGGATGAGATCATCCTGACCGGTGGCATCCACGACCACACCGCGCGCCTGCGCTCTTTCGAACTCGCCGCTGACGCCGTGCAATCCCTGACCGCGCTTGCCGCCTGA
- a CDS encoding NAD+ synthase, producing MTDRFRLTLAQLNPVVGDIAGNAALARDAWEQGREAGADLVALPEMFITGYQIQDLVMKPVFGTAAMDAVEALARDCADGPALAIGGPYAYGDMLYNAYFICQGGKITARVLKHHLPNKAVFDEKRIYDHGPITGPFSVNGVRIGSPICEDAWHEDVAEALAESGAEILLVPNGSPYHRHKHDLRLGHMVGRVVETGLPMAYLNMVGGQDDQVFDGASFVLNPGGALAVQMPFCDSAVTHVDFERGDDGWRAVPGDKAALPDEWESDYRVMVESLRDYCGKAGFSKVLLGLSGGIDSAIVAVIAADALGPDNVRCVMLPSEFTSQASLDDAAAVAKALGCRLNEISIEGPRQAMRDALAPLFDGLTEDVTEENIQSRLRGVTLMALSNKFGEMLLTTGNKSEVAVGYATIYGDMSGGYNPIKDMYKTRVFETCRWRNANHRDWMMGPTGEVIAPGIIDKPPTAELRADQKDEDSLPPYSVLDDILERLIDREESVAEVVDAGHDRDEVKKIEKLIYISEYKRFQSAPGARLTPRAFWLDRRYPIVNRWRDPT from the coding sequence ATGACCGACCGTTTCCGCCTGACGCTTGCACAATTGAATCCCGTTGTCGGCGATATTGCCGGAAACGCCGCGCTGGCCCGCGATGCCTGGGAACAAGGGCGGGAGGCGGGCGCCGATCTTGTGGCGCTGCCAGAGATGTTCATCACCGGCTATCAGATCCAGGACCTTGTGATGAAGCCCGTTTTCGGGACGGCGGCGATGGACGCGGTCGAGGCGCTGGCCCGCGACTGCGCGGACGGCCCCGCCTTGGCGATCGGGGGGCCCTACGCCTACGGCGACATGCTGTATAACGCCTATTTCATCTGTCAGGGTGGGAAGATCACGGCGCGGGTTCTGAAGCATCACCTGCCGAACAAGGCGGTTTTCGACGAAAAGCGCATCTACGACCACGGCCCGATCACCGGCCCCTTCAGCGTGAACGGCGTGCGCATCGGGTCGCCCATCTGCGAGGACGCGTGGCACGAAGACGTGGCCGAGGCGCTGGCCGAAAGCGGGGCAGAGATCCTGCTGGTGCCGAACGGGTCACCCTACCACCGGCATAAGCACGATCTGCGCTTGGGCCATATGGTTGGGCGCGTGGTCGAGACGGGACTGCCGATGGCCTACCTGAACATGGTGGGCGGACAGGACGATCAGGTGTTCGACGGCGCGTCCTTTGTGCTGAACCCCGGCGGCGCTTTGGCGGTACAAATGCCGTTCTGCGACAGTGCGGTGACCCATGTGGACTTCGAGCGTGGCGACGATGGCTGGCGTGCCGTTCCTGGCGATAAGGCCGCCCTGCCGGATGAGTGGGAAAGCGACTACCGCGTCATGGTCGAATCCTTGCGCGACTATTGCGGCAAGGCGGGTTTCTCCAAGGTGTTGCTGGGGCTTTCGGGGGGGATCGACAGCGCCATCGTCGCGGTGATCGCCGCCGACGCACTGGGCCCCGACAACGTGCGCTGCGTGATGCTGCCGTCAGAGTTTACCTCGCAGGCGTCACTCGACGACGCGGCGGCGGTCGCGAAAGCGCTGGGCTGCCGGTTGAACGAAATCAGCATCGAAGGCCCCCGTCAGGCCATGCGCGACGCCTTGGCGCCGCTGTTCGATGGGCTGACAGAGGATGTGACCGAAGAGAACATCCAATCCCGTCTGCGCGGCGTGACGCTCATGGCGCTTTCCAACAAGTTCGGGGAAATGCTCCTGACCACCGGCAACAAGTCAGAGGTCGCGGTGGGCTACGCCACGATCTACGGCGACATGTCAGGCGGCTACAATCCGATCAAGGACATGTATAAAACCCGCGTGTTCGAAACCTGCCGCTGGCGCAACGCCAACCACCGCGACTGGATGATGGGGCCAACGGGCGAGGTGATCGCGCCCGGCATCATCGACAAGCCCCCCACCGCAGAGCTGCGCGCCGATCAGAAGGACGAGGATTCACTGCCGCCGTATTCCGTACTCGACGATATTCTGGAGCGGCTGATCGACCGCGAAGAAAGCGTGGCGGAAGTGGTCGACGCGGGCCATGATCGCGACGAGGTGAAGAAGATCGAGAAACTGATCTACATCAGCGAATACAAGCGGTTCCAGTCGGCCCCCGGTGCGCGCCTGACCCCGCGCGCGTTCTGGCTGGACCGGCGCTATCCCATCGTGAACCGCTGGCGCGACCCGACCTGA
- a CDS encoding 2-isopropylmalate synthase, whose protein sequence is MRHPIIGLALTVTLATAAHAQDGEVRTYQYEDGGVYEGTFTDGKQDGTGTYRLPNGFEYTGDWVMGEIRGTGTARFPDGSVYEGEFLSGKPHGTGGVTYPDGSTYEGDWLAGVIEGEGVATYENGSRYEGSFRNARRHGRGTLTTDAGYVYDGEWSSGEKDGTGTITYPDGAVYTGEMADDQRSGTGTLETPDGLVYEGQWSGDEITGSGTLTLPDGDVYTGAFESGQRQGAGRVEYANGDVYEGQFAADLREGTGTFTRPSGYTYTGEWVAGRIEGQGTATYTDGAVYEGSFRADLPEGQGTITYPDGTIYEGEWSEGLIDGSGQATYPGGAVYEGQFVDGEREGTGTLTLPDGTTYEGDFVDGAREGQGTATFPDGAVYEGGFTADQRNGQGTITYADGSTYEGEWVDGRIEGEGVATYATGDVYTGNFVDGQREGQGRIVYADGEEQAGVWTSGALTEPEITETAEPEANGADADANVEEPTDAN, encoded by the coding sequence TTGCGCCATCCGATCATCGGCCTCGCCCTGACTGTAACGCTTGCCACCGCCGCCCATGCGCAGGACGGTGAGGTGCGGACGTATCAATATGAGGACGGCGGCGTCTACGAGGGCACCTTCACCGACGGCAAGCAGGACGGCACCGGCACCTACCGCCTGCCGAACGGCTTCGAGTACACCGGCGACTGGGTCATGGGCGAGATTCGCGGCACCGGCACCGCCCGTTTCCCCGATGGTTCGGTCTACGAGGGTGAGTTCCTGTCCGGCAAACCCCACGGCACCGGGGGCGTCACCTACCCCGACGGTTCGACCTATGAAGGCGACTGGCTGGCGGGTGTGATCGAAGGCGAAGGCGTCGCCACCTATGAAAACGGATCGCGCTATGAAGGCAGCTTCCGCAACGCTCGCCGCCACGGGCGCGGCACGCTGACGACCGACGCGGGCTACGTCTATGACGGCGAGTGGTCCAGCGGCGAAAAGGACGGCACCGGCACGATCACCTACCCCGACGGCGCGGTCTACACCGGCGAGATGGCCGACGATCAGCGCAGCGGCACCGGCACGCTGGAAACGCCCGACGGCCTAGTCTACGAAGGCCAGTGGAGCGGGGATGAGATTACCGGCAGCGGTACGCTGACCCTGCCCGACGGCGACGTCTACACCGGCGCGTTTGAATCCGGACAACGCCAAGGTGCGGGTCGCGTCGAATACGCGAACGGCGATGTCTACGAAGGCCAGTTCGCCGCCGATCTGCGCGAAGGCACGGGCACCTTCACGCGCCCCTCCGGCTACACCTACACCGGTGAATGGGTCGCCGGGCGGATCGAAGGTCAAGGCACGGCCACCTACACCGACGGTGCGGTCTATGAAGGCAGCTTCCGCGCTGATTTGCCGGAAGGTCAGGGAACGATCACCTACCCCGACGGCACGATCTACGAAGGCGAATGGTCCGAAGGGCTGATCGACGGCAGTGGCCAGGCGACCTATCCCGGCGGCGCCGTCTACGAAGGCCAGTTCGTCGATGGCGAACGTGAGGGCACCGGCACGCTGACCCTGCCAGACGGCACCACCTACGAGGGCGACTTCGTTGATGGTGCGCGCGAAGGTCAGGGCACGGCGACCTTTCCCGATGGCGCGGTCTACGAGGGCGGATTCACCGCCGACCAGCGCAACGGTCAGGGCACGATCACCTACGCGGATGGGTCGACCTACGAGGGCGAGTGGGTCGATGGCCGGATCGAAGGCGAAGGTGTCGCGACCTATGCGACGGGCGATGTCTACACGGGCAATTTCGTGGACGGACAGCGCGAGGGTCAGGGCCGCATCGTCTATGCGGACGGTGAAGAGCAAGCCGGCGTCTGGACCTCTGGTGCGTTGACCGAGCCAGAGATCACGGAGACGGCCGAGCCTGAGGCAAACGGCGCTGATGCCGACGCCAACGTCGAAGAACCGACCGACGCGAACTGA
- the rpe gene encoding ribulose-phosphate 3-epimerase, whose protein sequence is MPIKIAPSILSADFANFGAEIRAIEDQGADWVHIDVMDGHFVPNLTFGAPAVKAFRPHVKTVMDVHLMISPVDAYIGAYADAGADILTAHVEAGPHIHRTLQAIRAAGMKAGVALNPGTPAEAVEHVLDLTDLICVMTVNPGFGGQSFIDMTAKIARLRAMCAGRDILIEIDGGVTTDTAPLVAKAGADVLVAGSAVFKDGSVDAPDIYGRNIAAIRKAADGATATLA, encoded by the coding sequence ATGCCCATCAAGATCGCCCCCTCAATCCTGTCTGCCGATTTCGCAAATTTCGGGGCTGAGATCCGCGCGATAGAGGATCAGGGGGCGGATTGGGTCCACATCGACGTGATGGACGGACACTTCGTTCCGAACCTGACCTTCGGCGCTCCGGCGGTGAAGGCGTTTCGCCCGCACGTGAAAACGGTGATGGACGTTCACCTGATGATCTCTCCGGTGGACGCCTATATCGGCGCCTACGCCGACGCGGGCGCAGATATCCTGACCGCCCATGTCGAGGCCGGCCCCCACATCCACCGCACGCTTCAGGCGATCCGCGCGGCGGGCATGAAAGCCGGTGTCGCTCTGAACCCCGGCACCCCAGCCGAAGCTGTGGAGCATGTGCTGGACCTGACGGACCTGATCTGCGTGATGACGGTGAACCCTGGTTTCGGCGGGCAAAGCTTCATCGACATGACCGCCAAGATCGCCCGACTGCGTGCCATGTGCGCAGGCCGCGATATATTGATCGAGATCGACGGCGGCGTGACGACCGACACCGCGCCGCTGGTCGCCAAGGCGGGTGCCGATGTGCTGGTCGCCGGGTCGGCGGTGTTCAAGGACGGATCGGTGGACGCGCCGGATATCTACGGGCGCAATATCGCCGCGATCCGCAAAGCCGCCGACGGGGCCACGGCGACACTGGCGTGA